One region of Chryseobacterium sp. SORGH_AS_0447 genomic DNA includes:
- a CDS encoding T9SS type A sorting domain-containing protein, whose protein sequence is MKKTLSALLFASASLMFGQTLVSENFQTLTVGNLGTDVTGNTAGQNGWLSIYGSNADYQITNIDAAHGKSLTIASYNSYSSATNTTLNTRIAAKETTVVATTANNILHGKFDLYTGPSTGTGTIQMRVIGMNGTASTAIGGFVYDVATKEIRGLGTFTNQSTLTPTVYSIGFAAAPGVLLTANTWNTLDFRYNKTTGAFTWYWPGGSGSIAADTSSLGLIPGMVGEDLYLYNVTSTGNTVSKIGGFDNILVEFTTTSALSTNDLSSYVRATPSVKIYPNPTSDILNIKADSKIKNVTVTDFTGKKINVELNNSKVDVSAIPAGSYLISVETKDGISTEKFIKK, encoded by the coding sequence ATGAAAAAAACTTTATCAGCTTTATTGTTTGCTTCAGCTTCGCTGATGTTCGGACAAACACTCGTAAGTGAAAATTTTCAAACTTTAACGGTTGGTAACTTAGGTACCGACGTAACAGGAAATACAGCAGGACAGAATGGCTGGTTATCAATTTATGGATCAAATGCAGATTATCAGATAACTAATATTGATGCAGCCCATGGAAAATCCTTAACTATTGCAAGTTATAACAGTTATAGCAGTGCTACAAATACGACCTTAAATACCAGAATTGCTGCTAAAGAAACAACCGTAGTTGCGACAACAGCAAACAATATTCTGCATGGTAAGTTCGATTTGTATACTGGTCCTTCTACAGGAACAGGAACTATTCAAATGAGGGTAATTGGTATGAATGGAACAGCATCGACTGCCATAGGCGGTTTTGTTTATGATGTTGCAACAAAAGAAATTCGAGGATTAGGAACCTTCACGAATCAATCCACACTTACTCCTACGGTTTATTCAATCGGTTTTGCAGCTGCTCCTGGTGTGCTTTTAACGGCAAATACTTGGAATACATTAGATTTTAGATATAATAAAACTACTGGTGCTTTTACGTGGTATTGGCCTGGTGGTTCTGGTTCGATTGCAGCAGATACTTCGTCTTTGGGACTTATTCCCGGAATGGTGGGAGAAGATCTCTACTTGTATAACGTTACTTCTACAGGAAATACGGTTAGTAAAATAGGTGGTTTTGATAATATTCTTGTAGAATTTACTACGACATCCGCTTTATCTACAAATGATCTGAGCTCCTATGTAAGAGCAACACCATCTGTAAAGATTTATCCTAATCCGACGTCAGATATTCTAAACATCAAAGCAGATTCAAAAATTAAGAATGTTACTGTTACAGATTTTACAGGGAAAAAAATAAATGTTGAACTGAATAACAGCAAAGTTGATGTAAGCGCAATTCCTGCAGGATCTTACCTTATAAGTGTTGAAACTAAGGATGGAATTTCCACTGAAAAATTCATCAAAAAATAA
- a CDS encoding T9SS-dependent choice-of-anchor J family protein, which translates to MRKFLLLSSLLGITLMNAQTNVYSYGFDTAFGTDWVTTNQSSPSTTSLWTKATYTTPLSNPLFGSGNTTTVPSGQAGGANSFALVNYTSTSGTGIISNWLITPSVNVKNGDVVSFYTRKGTDGTSDYPDRLELRYSTAATAVTPSGGSSGVGSFTNLGVTVNPNLASGFVYPKTWTKYSFTITGVGNNPVAVKFAFRYYVTDGGPSGTNSDLIGIDTFSIDRAVLATNEVGATSKTVSVYPNPTTDYLTVKSEEKISTVEIYDISGKKIPVSVEGNTIDVKKLNAGTYLINIETKSGKVSEKFIKK; encoded by the coding sequence ATGAGAAAATTTTTACTATTAAGTTCATTATTGGGAATAACTCTGATGAACGCACAGACCAACGTGTACAGCTACGGCTTTGATACCGCATTCGGAACAGATTGGGTAACCACCAATCAAAGCAGTCCTTCTACGACTTCTTTATGGACTAAGGCTACTTATACAACACCATTAAGCAATCCTTTATTCGGAAGCGGCAATACGACTACGGTACCGTCAGGACAGGCAGGAGGAGCCAATTCATTTGCTTTGGTGAATTATACCAGTACCTCTGGGACCGGGATTATCAGCAACTGGCTGATTACACCGTCAGTAAATGTAAAAAATGGAGATGTTGTAAGTTTCTACACCAGAAAAGGTACTGACGGTACCAGTGATTATCCAGATCGCCTGGAATTACGATACAGTACGGCAGCAACTGCTGTGACACCTTCGGGCGGATCTTCAGGAGTGGGTTCTTTTACCAATCTGGGAGTAACCGTAAATCCTAATCTTGCCTCAGGATTCGTGTATCCTAAAACTTGGACGAAATACAGTTTTACCATTACAGGAGTGGGAAATAATCCAGTTGCGGTTAAGTTTGCTTTCAGATATTATGTGACTGATGGGGGGCCAAGCGGAACAAATTCTGATCTGATTGGTATCGATACCTTCTCTATTGACAGAGCTGTTTTAGCCACCAATGAAGTAGGCGCAACCAGTAAAACGGTTTCGGTATATCCTAATCCGACAACGGATTATTTGACCGTTAAATCTGAAGAAAAAATCAGTACAGTGGAAATTTATGATATTAGCGGCAAAAAAATCCCGGTATCTGTTGAAGGAAATACAATTGATGTAAAAAAACTTAATGCAGGAACCTATCTGATTAATATAGAAACCAAGTCAGGGAAAGTTTCAGAAAAATTCATCAAAAAATAA
- a CDS encoding SDR family oxidoreductase codes for MLENKVAYITGGTKGIGFGIAKILLENGVSVAFSGRKREDVEKAEQELKQYSENVLGIVSDVKSLESEEEAIQHIKEKFGKLDFVIANAGLGVFKPVDQLSAEEWNDMIKTNLTGVFYTLKASVEELKKTEGYYITIASLAGANFFEKGSGYNASKFGVVGFTQAAMIDLRKYNIKSTVIMPGSVATNFNGNIPSEKDAWKIQPEDMGNLVLDILKMNPRVLPSKIEFRATKPAN; via the coding sequence ATGTTAGAAAATAAAGTCGCTTATATTACAGGAGGAACCAAAGGTATTGGTTTCGGAATTGCAAAAATTTTATTAGAAAACGGAGTTTCCGTAGCATTTTCGGGAAGGAAAAGAGAAGATGTGGAAAAGGCAGAGCAGGAACTGAAACAGTACTCCGAAAATGTTCTGGGAATTGTTTCAGATGTAAAAAGTCTTGAAAGCGAAGAGGAAGCGATACAGCATATCAAAGAAAAATTCGGGAAACTGGATTTTGTAATTGCCAATGCCGGGTTAGGTGTTTTTAAGCCTGTGGATCAGCTTTCCGCCGAAGAATGGAACGATATGATCAAAACCAATCTGACAGGCGTTTTCTATACCTTAAAAGCTTCTGTAGAAGAACTCAAGAAAACAGAAGGATACTACATTACCATTGCCAGCCTGGCAGGAGCCAATTTCTTTGAAAAAGGATCCGGCTACAATGCCTCAAAATTTGGAGTGGTTGGCTTTACCCAGGCGGCCATGATCGACCTGAGAAAGTACAACATCAAATCCACGGTTATCATGCCCGGTTCTGTTGCTACAAACTTTAACGGAAATATCCCTTCTGAAAAGGACGCATGGAAGATCCAGCCGGAAGATATGGGAAATCTGGTGCTGGATATTTTAAAGATGAATCCGCGGGTTTTGCCGAGCAAGATCGAGTTTAGGGCAACAAAACCAGCCAACTAA
- a CDS encoding electron transfer flavoprotein subunit beta/FixA family protein — protein sequence MKILVCISSVPDTTSKINFTADKSAFDKNGIQWVINPLDEFALTKAIKLQESQGATVTVINVGDAVTEPVIRKALAIGANDAVRVNLDPKDSFSTAKEIAAVVQNGGYDLILCGKESIDYNGGSVPGMVAQLLNQPFVNASVGLDVNGSKATAVREIEGGKETISVKLPAVIAGQKGLVDEKDLIIPNMRGIMSARTKPLQVVEPASSEVKVQGVSYDSVPPRAAVKMVSPDNLDELVRLLHEEAKVI from the coding sequence ATGAAAATATTAGTTTGTATCAGTAGTGTTCCGGATACTACTTCCAAGATCAACTTTACAGCAGATAAATCTGCATTCGACAAAAACGGAATCCAGTGGGTAATTAATCCGCTTGACGAATTTGCACTTACGAAAGCCATCAAATTGCAGGAATCTCAGGGCGCAACGGTAACGGTAATCAACGTAGGGGATGCGGTTACCGAACCTGTAATCAGAAAAGCTTTGGCCATCGGGGCAAATGATGCGGTACGCGTAAACCTTGATCCTAAAGACAGTTTTTCCACGGCTAAGGAAATCGCTGCGGTTGTACAGAACGGAGGATATGATTTAATCCTTTGCGGTAAAGAATCCATCGATTACAACGGAGGTTCAGTTCCGGGAATGGTAGCTCAGTTATTGAATCAGCCTTTTGTGAATGCATCCGTAGGGTTGGACGTAAACGGAAGCAAAGCAACTGCGGTAAGAGAAATTGAAGGCGGAAAAGAAACAATTTCCGTTAAGTTACCGGCTGTTATCGCCGGACAAAAAGGATTGGTAGATGAAAAAGACCTGATCATTCCGAATATGAGAGGAATTATGTCTGCCAGAACAAAACCTTTGCAGGTTGTTGAGCCGGCTTCATCTGAGGTAAAAGTTCAGGGGGTATCTTATGACAGCGTTCCGCCGAGAGCCGCTGTAAAAATGGTTTCTCCGGACAACCTGGACGAATTGGTAAGACTACTTCACGAAGAAGCAAAAGTTATTTAA
- a CDS encoding electron transfer flavoprotein subunit alpha/FixB family protein, whose protein sequence is MAVFVYAENINGVYKKAAFEAVSFAKAVADQAGDTVTAVSVNPTDSSDLLYKYGASNIINIKDEGLKNFSAKAYAQAVSEVANGNIIVFPHTTDASSIAPMLAVMNGYSLITNVLEAPESLSPFQVKRKAFSGKGFMHAKAEGTGVIVTVSQNAFGVKENAVSGSEEVKNLSVANEDTKVISHEQSSGKLDLKEAEIVVSAGRGLKGPENWGMIEDLANVLGAATACSKPVSDIGWRPHTEHVGQTGKAIAPNLYIAVGISGAIQHLAGVNSSKTIVVINSDPEAPFFKSADYGVVGDSFQIIPALTEKIKALKG, encoded by the coding sequence ATGGCAGTATTCGTATACGCAGAAAATATAAACGGAGTTTACAAAAAAGCGGCTTTTGAAGCGGTATCTTTTGCTAAAGCAGTGGCCGATCAGGCCGGAGATACAGTAACGGCAGTCTCTGTAAACCCTACCGATTCTTCAGATTTATTATACAAATATGGAGCATCCAATATAATCAACATCAAAGACGAAGGTCTTAAAAATTTCTCCGCTAAAGCTTATGCACAGGCAGTAAGTGAAGTGGCAAACGGAAACATTATCGTTTTCCCTCATACAACGGATGCATCGTCTATTGCGCCGATGCTGGCGGTAATGAACGGATATTCTTTAATTACCAACGTATTGGAAGCGCCGGAAAGCCTTTCTCCGTTTCAGGTAAAAAGAAAAGCATTCTCCGGAAAAGGTTTTATGCACGCTAAAGCGGAAGGAACAGGCGTAATCGTTACGGTTTCCCAAAATGCTTTCGGCGTTAAGGAAAATGCGGTTTCCGGTTCGGAAGAAGTAAAAAATCTTTCAGTGGCCAATGAAGATACCAAAGTAATTTCCCATGAGCAGAGTTCAGGAAAACTGGATCTTAAAGAAGCTGAAATCGTGGTATCTGCAGGAAGAGGATTAAAAGGACCTGAAAACTGGGGAATGATCGAAGATCTGGCAAACGTTTTGGGAGCGGCAACTGCTTGTTCCAAACCGGTTTCCGATATCGGATGGAGGCCTCATACTGAGCACGTAGGACAAACCGGTAAAGCAATAGCTCCGAATCTTTATATCGCCGTGGGAATTTCAGGAGCTATTCAGCACCTTGCAGGAGTGAACTCTTCAAAAACTATTGTTGTAATCAACAGCGATCCTGAAGCACCGTTCTTCAAATCGGCCGATTATGGGGTAGTGGGAGATTCTTTCCAGATTATCCCTGCCTTAACGGAAAAAATTAAAGCATTAAAAGGATAA
- a CDS encoding bifunctional nuclease family protein codes for MDYKQLIIRGISYSQTQSGAYALLLEHEETHIKLPVVIGNFEAQSISLGLEKDIHPPRPLTHDLFTKFIVSANYELLSVIIYQIVDGVFFSNINFKNKATDEELILDARTSDAVAMAVRFDAPIFTTQQVLNEAGILLELEDVSKEEESFSETVHEEDNLRSVSMEELQKLLDEAVKEEDYDTALEIQEEIKRRKKKID; via the coding sequence ATGGATTATAAACAGTTAATTATTCGCGGAATATCGTACAGCCAGACACAATCCGGGGCGTACGCGTTATTATTGGAACATGAAGAAACACATATTAAATTACCTGTTGTTATAGGGAATTTCGAGGCACAATCCATTTCTCTTGGTCTTGAGAAAGACATTCATCCGCCCCGCCCTCTTACGCACGACTTATTCACAAAATTCATCGTTTCCGCCAATTATGAACTCCTGTCTGTGATCATCTACCAGATCGTTGACGGTGTTTTCTTTTCAAATATCAACTTTAAAAACAAGGCGACAGATGAAGAACTGATCCTTGATGCCAGGACTTCCGATGCGGTAGCAATGGCCGTCCGTTTTGATGCGCCTATCTTTACCACTCAGCAGGTGCTTAACGAAGCCGGAATTCTTCTTGAGCTGGAAGACGTTTCCAAAGAAGAAGAAAGCTTCTCGGAAACCGTACACGAGGAAGACAACTTGAGATCCGTTTCTATGGAAGAGCTTCAGAAGCTTCTGGATGAAGCCGTAAAAGAAGAAGACTACGACACCGCTTTGGAAATCCAGGAAGAGATCAAACGAAGGAAAAAGAAAATTGACTAA
- a CDS encoding MFS transporter translates to MNLKLRLIILSFLQFGVWGAYLTSMGNYLGSVGLGSKIGLFYAMQGIVSIFMPAIMGIIADRWIQAQKLLGISHLLAAVFLIWAGYYGMSAGDNVEFSKLFILYSLSVTFYMPTIALSNSVAYTVLVNNNYDTIRSFPPIRTLGTVGFICAMLFVNFAGIQNGSLTFNFSNNTSFPSFQHSYSQFFVSGILGIVLFLYSFTLPNCEVNTSTEKRTLSDALGLKAFALFKEKKMAIFFIFSMFLGVSLQITNGYANPFITSFKAIPEYANTWGSNNANALISLSQVSETLCILLIPFFLKRYGIKKVMLMAMFAWFLRFGLFGLGNPGSGVWMFVLSMIVYGIAFDFFNVSGSLFVDKETDKTIRSSAQGVFMMMTNGFGATIGMLGAQEVVNHYVFSQSDPSLQLAGWQTSWYIFAGYALIVTIAFAIVFKHKHNPQELDEVKH, encoded by the coding sequence ATGAATTTAAAATTACGTTTGATCATCCTGAGCTTTCTGCAGTTTGGCGTCTGGGGAGCTTATCTTACATCCATGGGGAATTATTTGGGTTCTGTGGGATTAGGTTCCAAAATAGGACTTTTTTATGCCATGCAGGGGATTGTATCGATTTTTATGCCTGCTATCATGGGAATTATTGCAGACCGATGGATTCAGGCTCAGAAACTACTTGGAATTTCACATCTTCTGGCAGCTGTTTTTCTGATTTGGGCAGGTTATTATGGAATGTCAGCAGGAGACAATGTCGAGTTTTCCAAGCTTTTTATTCTCTACAGTTTAAGTGTAACATTCTATATGCCGACTATTGCTCTTTCAAACTCTGTAGCTTATACGGTTTTGGTTAATAACAACTACGATACGATCAGATCATTTCCGCCAATCCGCACTTTAGGGACTGTAGGATTTATTTGCGCAATGCTGTTTGTAAATTTTGCGGGAATCCAAAACGGGAGTCTGACATTTAATTTTTCTAATAATACAAGTTTCCCTAGTTTTCAACACAGTTACAGTCAATTCTTTGTTTCTGGGATTTTAGGTATTGTGTTATTCTTATATAGTTTTACATTACCTAATTGCGAAGTAAATACAAGTACGGAAAAAAGAACGCTTTCTGATGCTTTGGGGCTAAAAGCATTTGCTTTATTTAAAGAAAAAAAGATGGCGATTTTTTTCATCTTTTCCATGTTTCTGGGAGTTTCATTACAGATTACAAACGGATACGCAAATCCTTTTATAACAAGTTTTAAGGCTATTCCGGAATATGCGAATACCTGGGGTTCCAATAATGCAAATGCGCTTATTTCCTTATCGCAGGTATCAGAGACTCTTTGTATCCTGTTAATTCCATTCTTTTTAAAGCGATACGGAATCAAGAAAGTGATGCTAATGGCCATGTTTGCTTGGTTCTTAAGATTTGGTTTGTTTGGTCTTGGAAATCCAGGCAGCGGCGTTTGGATGTTTGTTCTCTCTATGATTGTATATGGTATCGCATTCGATTTCTTTAATGTATCAGGTTCGTTATTTGTAGATAAAGAAACAGATAAAACAATACGTTCAAGCGCCCAAGGTGTTTTTATGATGATGACCAATGGCTTTGGAGCCACAATAGGGATGTTGGGGGCACAGGAAGTGGTGAATCATTATGTTTTTTCACAGTCAGATCCTTCTCTACAGCTTGCAGGATGGCAAACATCATGGTACATTTTTGCAGGCTACGCACTTATTGTTACTATTGCTTTTGCCATTGTTTTCAAACATAAACATAATCCACAGGAATTAGATGAAGTAAAACATTAA
- a CDS encoding RNA polymerase sigma factor: MKNLEENFKLAKKHNRKGQKVLYEMFSPKMLAIANSYVNNLHDAEDIMMNAFFTCFSKIEDCREWKSFPFWLRKIVVNNSINFIRKHKNILYSDVEINELESAEDDRENEIEEIDMNEIFLEMPDGYRLVFNLYVFEEKKHHEITQILNISEGTSKSQLSKAKKWIVDFLKKKEDEKQYAK, from the coding sequence ATGAAGAATTTGGAAGAGAACTTTAAGCTGGCAAAAAAACATAATCGTAAAGGGCAGAAAGTGCTTTATGAGATGTTTTCACCTAAAATGCTGGCCATAGCCAATTCCTATGTAAACAACCTCCATGATGCCGAAGATATTATGATGAACGCCTTTTTTACCTGCTTTTCAAAAATAGAGGATTGCAGGGAATGGAAAAGCTTTCCGTTTTGGCTGAGGAAAATTGTGGTTAATAATTCGATTAATTTTATCAGGAAACATAAGAATATTCTGTATTCCGATGTCGAAATCAATGAACTCGAAAGTGCAGAGGATGACCGGGAAAATGAAATAGAGGAAATTGATATGAATGAGATATTCTTGGAAATGCCGGACGGCTACCGACTGGTTTTTAACCTGTATGTCTTTGAAGAAAAAAAGCATCACGAAATTACGCAGATCCTGAATATTTCCGAAGGCACCAGCAAAAGCCAGCTGAGCAAAGCCAAGAAATGGATTGTTGATTTTTTAAAGAAAAAAGAAGATGAAAAACAATATGCTAAATAA
- a CDS encoding acetyl-CoA C-acyltransferase: protein MKEVFIVSAVRTPMGSFLGSLSAVPATKLGAVAVKGALDKIGLDPKQVQEIYMGNVLQAGEGQAPARQVAIGAGLSNETPSTTVNKVCASGMKAVSMATQAIKAGDADVIVAGGMENMSSVPHYYNARNATKLGDVKMQDGMVLDGLTDVYNKVHMGVCAEKCATDYSISREEQDNFAIESYKRAAKAWSEGKFADEVVPVEIPQRKGEPIVFAEDEEYKTVNFDRIPTLPTVFKKEEGTVTAANASTLNDGASALILVSREKMEELGLKPLARIVSYADAAQAPEDFTTAPAKALPIALKKAGLEVSDIDFFEFNEAFSVVGLANNKILGLDASKVNVNGGAVAIGHPLGSSGSRILVTLINVLKQNNGKYGAAAICNGGGGASAMVIENMQ from the coding sequence ATGAAAGAAGTATTCATCGTTTCCGCAGTAAGAACGCCGATGGGAAGTTTTCTGGGAAGCTTATCAGCAGTGCCTGCGACGAAGCTGGGAGCTGTTGCCGTAAAGGGAGCATTAGACAAAATCGGTCTTGATCCGAAACAGGTTCAGGAAATCTACATGGGAAATGTTTTACAGGCAGGCGAAGGACAGGCTCCGGCACGTCAGGTGGCTATTGGTGCGGGTCTTTCCAATGAAACGCCTTCTACGACAGTCAATAAAGTTTGTGCTTCAGGGATGAAAGCGGTTTCCATGGCAACGCAGGCGATCAAGGCAGGTGATGCAGATGTTATCGTGGCCGGAGGAATGGAAAATATGTCTTCGGTTCCGCATTATTACAATGCAAGAAATGCGACAAAACTGGGTGATGTAAAAATGCAGGACGGGATGGTGTTGGATGGGCTTACCGACGTTTACAATAAAGTTCACATGGGCGTTTGCGCAGAAAAATGTGCAACCGACTACAGCATTTCAAGAGAAGAGCAGGATAATTTCGCTATCGAATCTTATAAAAGAGCGGCAAAAGCCTGGAGCGAAGGCAAATTTGCCGATGAAGTAGTACCGGTGGAAATTCCTCAGAGAAAAGGAGAGCCCATCGTTTTTGCAGAAGACGAAGAATATAAAACCGTAAATTTCGACAGAATACCGACTCTCCCTACCGTTTTCAAAAAAGAAGAAGGAACCGTAACGGCAGCCAATGCTTCTACCTTAAACGACGGAGCTTCCGCACTGATCCTGGTCTCCAGGGAAAAAATGGAAGAACTTGGACTTAAGCCATTGGCAAGAATTGTTTCTTACGCCGATGCAGCTCAGGCACCTGAAGACTTTACGACCGCTCCGGCAAAAGCACTTCCGATTGCGCTTAAGAAAGCTGGACTGGAAGTTTCCGATATCGATTTCTTTGAATTTAATGAGGCATTCTCCGTAGTAGGATTGGCCAACAATAAAATCCTAGGACTGGATGCTTCCAAAGTAAATGTAAACGGTGGAGCTGTGGCAATCGGTCACCCGCTGGGAAGTTCAGGGTCAAGAATTCTGGTTACTCTGATCAACGTATTGAAGCAGAATAACGGGAAATACGGTGCGGCGGCGATCTGCAACGGAGGTGGAGGAGCTTCTGCGATGGTCATCGAAAACATGCAGTAA
- a CDS encoding MFS transporter, protein MSEIENQHPQNIKNNPKIMKAWAVYDWANSVYSLVITSTIFPIYYSILTTAYEKKEYVEETKSWIDVPVRHMIRIFGKEYQPDAVYGYSLTISFFIVVLLSPFLSSLADTIGNKKSFLQFFCYLGATSCMGLAMFTGMHNVFLGLLFSITASVGFWGSLVFYNSFLPDIATRDKQDALSAKGYVYGYIGSVVLVIICLILIQVVGKGNPEKQLLFTRISFLLTGAWWFGFSQYTFKHLPQFGDVKEKLPKDLVLLNYKNIFKKHEEQGGFFEVLKDNLSFYKDIAKESFHELFKVGKGLFKDRNLKYFLSSFFFYSVGMQTIFLMATLFGKSEINLPQDKLIGTLLIIQIEAIIGAVIFSRLSRKIGNKNVISIAIILWIIACIWAYFLNKENPTVEYQFYGVAAVVGLVMGGLQAMSRSTYSKLLPENSMENTTFFSFYDVLEKIAIIVGTFVFALFIDKYDALRGIFSKIDIILPSASGMRFAAFSMALFFFVGLILIRFLKLNTQKK, encoded by the coding sequence ATGTCTGAAATTGAGAATCAACACCCTCAAAACATAAAGAACAATCCGAAGATCATGAAAGCCTGGGCGGTTTATGACTGGGCGAATTCGGTTTACTCTTTGGTAATTACTTCTACCATCTTCCCGATTTATTATTCGATTCTTACTACTGCTTATGAAAAGAAAGAATATGTCGAGGAAACAAAATCCTGGATCGACGTTCCCGTACGGCACATGATTAGGATCTTTGGGAAAGAATACCAGCCCGATGCAGTGTACGGATATTCACTAACCATTTCTTTTTTCATTGTGGTTTTACTGTCTCCGTTTTTATCCTCCCTGGCAGATACTATCGGAAACAAAAAATCTTTCCTGCAGTTTTTCTGTTATCTGGGAGCCACTTCATGTATGGGATTGGCCATGTTTACCGGAATGCATAATGTATTTCTGGGCTTGTTGTTCAGCATTACCGCAAGTGTCGGATTCTGGGGAAGTCTGGTGTTTTACAACTCTTTCTTACCCGATATTGCGACACGAGACAAGCAGGATGCTCTTTCCGCTAAAGGATATGTTTATGGATACATCGGATCTGTTGTTCTCGTAATTATCTGCCTGATCCTGATTCAGGTGGTAGGTAAGGGTAATCCTGAAAAACAGCTGTTATTTACCAGAATCAGCTTCCTGCTTACGGGAGCCTGGTGGTTTGGGTTTTCTCAATATACCTTTAAGCATTTGCCGCAGTTTGGCGATGTGAAGGAAAAGCTTCCGAAAGACCTTGTTTTGCTGAACTATAAAAACATATTTAAAAAACATGAAGAACAGGGCGGTTTCTTCGAGGTATTAAAAGACAACCTGAGTTTCTATAAAGATATTGCCAAAGAAAGCTTTCATGAATTGTTTAAAGTGGGAAAAGGACTTTTTAAAGACCGTAACCTGAAATATTTCCTGTCCAGCTTTTTCTTCTACAGTGTCGGAATGCAGACCATTTTCCTGATGGCCACGTTATTTGGTAAAAGTGAAATCAATCTTCCCCAGGACAAACTGATTGGTACATTGCTGATTATTCAGATCGAAGCCATTATCGGAGCCGTTATTTTCTCAAGACTATCCCGAAAAATCGGAAACAAAAATGTAATTTCGATCGCCATTATTTTATGGATTATTGCCTGTATCTGGGCCTATTTCCTCAATAAGGAAAACCCGACAGTGGAATATCAGTTCTATGGGGTTGCGGCTGTGGTCGGCCTCGTAATGGGAGGGCTTCAGGCCATGTCGAGATCTACCTATTCCAAGCTGTTACCGGAAAACTCGATGGAAAATACAACGTTTTTCAGTTTCTATGATGTATTGGAAAAGATCGCAATTATCGTAGGAACATTCGTTTTTGCTTTATTTATTGATAAATATGATGCGCTTCGGGGAATCTTTTCGAAGATCGATATCATCCTTCCTTCCGCTTCCGGGATGAGGTTCGCTGCATTCTCGATGGCCCTATTCTTTTTTGTAGGCTTGATCCTAATCCGGTTTTTAAAATTGAATACACAGAAGAAATAA